One Coffea eugenioides isolate CCC68of chromosome 2, Ceug_1.0, whole genome shotgun sequence genomic window, TTGTTGATATTTTGCCTGGATCATCTTAATGGACATCAAACTTGCTCTCAATAAAACTGTGTCAATTCAGAGAAAAAAATATGGGTTGATTTAGGATGACCAACCCAAATGTTGACAGCAGAGGTTAGAAGAATTTTGGAAATTGAGAACTTGGATGTTTGAGTGGAAAAAAGGTAAGGATTGTGAGTTGTATAACCAAGGGTTTGGTGAGCAATATATGGAAGAACCCTATAGAGAGATAAAGATTGTAAATTAAGAATTGCAATGGTGAATTTTGACATCTAAGACAAAGAGTTTGATTTGAAGAAGAAGTgaaaaaagtttgaaaatttgggtGGATATAGAAAATTATGGGGATGGAAAATATCAAGACACTAGCTAAGCAATAAAACTCATAATTTTGGTATTATACAAGTGTATTCTTAACTTTTTACAACTGTTAGATGAGGGCAATTTTGGACTTTCATATACTTTTTTGGTCTTACATTATCAAGGTGAAACCCAAATCTATGTTCTAGGGAAAGTATATGTAATTTTCAAAACGTGAGGGAAGCTGTCTGAAATTAGTAGAAACCttaagggaggtttctaaaattatctctTTTAAATTTTACTAATTTTAATCCTTGTTAATAATTAAAGATAcatgtcatatatatatatatatgtgtgtgtgtgtgtgtattgtAGGAAATGAAGAAAGAATATACGTGAGGAGAAGTCCTTGTCCTTTATAGTGATCAAATTTCCAGGAGGGAGCTTTACCTTTTACTTCTAGAAGGTTTCTAGCTTGCACGCGTGGCTTGAATTTGCAACCGGCTTTGACCCAGTCCAAGATAGATTTTTTGCTGCCTCTCCTCTCGAAAATGGGGCTGACAAGTTCCATTTTGCACAAGTTagtatatattaataatttacTCTCAATTTATCTCAAATTACCCTCAATTTATACTAAATGATAATAATCAACTCATACTAAAGTGTATCTGATTTACACCAAATATTAATAAATCAACATACACTAAACTGCACGTGATTTACATCAAATTGGATCTGATTCACACTGAAAATCACCAAATATTGATAAATTAACATACACTAAACTGCACTTGATTTACATTAAATTGGATTTGATTCACACTGAAATCCTATTTATTTACACCAAAGGTCAACTTGTACAAAATTATACGAAACACAAATTGTGAGGCCCCGGCTCCCTCTCTATCCACCTTGACCAAGCACTATTGGTCTTCACATTAACCTTTCACTGTAGCCAATTTTTCCTTTGCCTCTTTATCAATTTCAGAAATGGGGTTTCACAAGTTCCATTTCGTACAAGTTGATGTAGTATTAACAATTTATTTTCAATCTATACCAAATTGCAACTTATACTAAATGACAATAATCAACTTATACCAAAGTGTATCTGATTTACACCAAATAATAAGGTAACATATACTAAACTGCACTTGATTTACAtcaaattggatttgatttgcACCAAATCCTACTAATTTATACTAGCGGTCTACTTATATGAAATTGTATGAAACACAAATTGTgaggcctcggatccatcaATTTCCTGTGAAATTCGGATCACCAGGTAATATGTCTATGGCCAATAGTCTTACAACGCGTCGTTATCAAAGCTTGCGCTCTCCATCTATTTAAGCAGCTCCAACTTCCAAATTTCCTTATACAACGACTCTTTATCTAAAACAGTAACAATTTTAGCTactctcttttcctttctttccttgcgTTTCGGGTGCAACAACCAAGGACCATGTTGTTTGCTTGTGCTATCATTGCTCTTATTGTTATGCTATTCAGCCACTGGGTGTATAGGTGGAGAAACCCCAAGTGTAACGGGGTATTACCACCAGGTTCGATGGGACTACCAATTATAGGAGAAACAATTGAGTACTTGACCCCTTATGCAACAGATGATCTCCCACCATTCCTACAAAAAAGAATCTCAAGGTATAcgtaacccttttttttttacctcctATCCCTCTGTACACCATTCTCATTCCAATCTATCAGATACAGTATTCAAATCTTGAATTAGATAATGAAAAAAATTCTAATAGCCCTCTTCTAACTGTTGGACCAACCTCAATACTCCTGGTTATCTAACCACTTCTTGACTAGCTATCACATATATATTTTAACAATATTACAGCAGTAGTAGTAATAGATTAAGAGACGGGTTTATTTGAATAGagtattatttagaataattactgtagtattttttgtgatgtgatgcatgtgagataaaaaggtggttggaaatataaaaagatgagctgaaaaatgtgtttatgatgcaagcgaaatattatttggaataagtttactatccaaacaaaccctgaAATTTGCCTTTGTAACATATCATCATGTCATTTGTAACATAACATCATCAGGAGTAAGATATACTATATTACCCTTTTTGTCAACTCCTCTAATATTCTTTTGCATTTTATTTGTGCTTTTGTCTtgtcttttctttgtttctttgtgaattttcaggtacGGGCCAATTTTTCGCACGAATATACTTGGGCAGTCGGTCGTTATATCAACTGATGCTGAAGTCAACTACCGTGTCTTCCAGCAAGAAAATAATGGTTTCGAGCTCTGCTATAGTGAGAGTTTCACCCGGATAACTGGGAAACAAGGTTTAGCTGGCTATCATGGAGACTTCCACAAGTACCTTAGGAGCTTAATGTTGAAGCTTGTTAGCCCTGAAGCCTTAAGAGAGAAGATGATAAACGACATGGTTGACAACACTCGAGAGCATCTAAGTTCTTGGAGTAAACTTGGAAAAGTAGATGCTAAAGATGGAACTGATGAGGTAAATTAATTAGCATCCTACTATTTGATTATATTAATCAGGATGAAATTTGTTGAATTCAAAGCCTTGAATTCAATGCATCAATTGTTGACTTTTACAAGCCAACAATTGTTGAAATTGGTGGCTTAATTCTTAATCCCACATCGATTGTTTTAGGAATTGTAGGATTGCTTGAGAGTTATAAATAGCTCTCAAGTCCTTCCAATTGAATTGTACCAAGAACAACAAAGAATTACCCATAAGGATTTTGTAATTCTTTGTattctttcttctctcctaaATTATAAAAGCAGGCTGCTTGAGTGGTGCTCAGAGAGTAGGCAAAATTGGCCGAACTCCGTTATCAATTTTTCGGGTGCGttctttccttatctcttttatttgttccgcatttatttattagtttcttttctattgtagtatagtattcaatatatttgtcgggtatatttgtagtgttttatacggtttatttgggtgtatttttcttattcgtgtgtacgtattatttatgtatacacgggTATAGTTGTAATAATACACCGTACACGTAAGTTCTGTCTAGGAGACTGGGTTTTAAGTGGGACCACTTGTGACCCCTCCAGCCTTTCCTGGGAATTTACTTGGAATGGTAATTCTGTCTAAGGAGATTGTTTCGACAATCTTTCCTGGGAATTACTGAATCGGTTTAATCACTAGTTGTATTTTTGAGTGGGAAATTACCCGCTTTAGATTGTTTCGACGATCTTTCCTGGGAATTACTGAATCGGTTTAATCACTAGTTGTATTTTTGAGTGGGAAATTACCCGCTTtccccaacaagtggtatcagagccgaagGTTCGTCCTTTGGCTTGTTTGTAGTTTGTTATATTGAATACTATCATTTGAGTCTGTAATGGCATCTGACAATTTCACGTCAAGAATTGTATCTGGGGCATCGGCTTACTCGTCCACATGGTCGAGAATTCCAATGTCAAGTTTAAAGGTGGCGGTGGAGACATTTGACGGTACTGGCCATTTCGGCATATGGCAAGGCGAAGTCATGGACTCCCTTTTCCAACAGGGTCTTGACATTgccattgaagaaaagaaaccagaTGACATAGAAGAGAAGGAGTGGAGTACCATAAATCGGTTGGCATGCGGAACTATTCGATCGTGTTTGTCCAAAGAGCAAAAATATACTTTCAAGAACGAGACTTCTGCATGGAAATTGTGGAGGGCATTGGAGGAGAAATTTCTGAAGAAGAGTGGTCAGAATAAACTCCTAATGAAGAAAAGATTGTTCCGATTCGATTACCAACCAGGTACTACTATGAATGAACACATCACTATGTTTAATCAATTAGTGGCAGACCTGTTAAATTTAgatataaattttgaaaatgaagaTTTGGCTTTGATGTTGTTGTCATCCCTTCCTGATGAATTTGAACATTTGGAAACTATGTTACTTCATGGGAAGGAAAATGTGTTTTTAGATGCTGTATGTTCTGCTTTGTATAGTCGTGAATTGAGAAAGCAagataaaatgaaaaagaaagtagCTGCAGCAGATGAAGCGTTAGTGGCAAGAGGTCGTCAACAAAGCCAATCAAAGGGGAGAAGAGGAAGGTCCAAATCGAAAAGTAGAGTTGCCAAAGATGAGTGTGCTTTCTGTCGTGAGAAAGGGCACTGGAAGAAAGACTGTCCAAAGTtaaagaagaaagggaaagctCCGCAAGACGTAAATGTTGCAGAATGTAAAAGTGATGcggaatcagatttctctttggCTGTATCACCTTTAACATCCCATCCAGATGAGTGGATTTTGGATTCAGCTTGTACCTACCATATGACTCCCATGCGGGAGTGGTTCtttgaatttgaagaacttgatgGTGGAGTTGTGTACATGGGAAATGACAATCCATGTAAAACAGTTGGGATAGGCTCAATCAAGCTGCGTAATCATGATGGTTCCACTAGAATCTTGAAGGATGTTCGGTACGTGCCCAATTTGAAGAGGAATCTCATCTCCTTGGGACTCTTGGAGTCAAAAGGCCTGGAAGTGAAGATGCGAGATGGAATTCTTAAAGTAACTTCGGGAGCACTTGTGATGTTGAAAGGTGTGAGGAAGAATAATCTGTATTACTACCAAGGTAGTACAGTTGTTGGGACGGTAGTAGCAGCAACATCTTCCAGTAGCAAGAAAGATACGGAGGCAACAAAGTTGTGGCACATGCGATTGGGACATGCTGGTGAAAAATCCTTGCAAAATCTTGTCAAACAAGGTTTATTGAAAGGTACGAAAGTTtgcaaattagaattttgtgagCATTGTGTTCtgggaaaacaaagaaaagtgaaATTTGGCACTGGTGTCCATAAtaccaagggtattttggattatGTGCACTCAGATGTGTGGGGACCTGCCAAGACTCCATCTCTTGGTGGCAGGTATTATTTTGtcacttttattgatgatttttccagaAGAGTTTGGGTGTTTACTATGAAGAGCAAGGATGAGGTGCTAGAGATTTTCCTTAAATGGAAAGCTCAGGTTGAAAACCAGACGGGAAGAAAGATCAAGATCCTCCGAACAGACAACGGTGGAGAATACAAGAGTGATCCCTTCCAGAAGATATGCCAAGAATGTGGCATAGTTCGGCACTTCACAGTTAGAAAAACACCGCAGCAGAATGGGGTGTCAGAACGTATGAACAAGACACTAGTGGAGAAAGTACGTTGCATGCTGTCTAATGCTGGGTTAGGCAGAAAGTTTTGGGCTGAGGCTGTGACATACGCTCAACATCTCATCAATCGTTTGCCATCATCTGCAATCGGTGGCAAGACTCCATTAGAGGTATGGTCTGGAAAACTTGCAACAGATTATGATTCTTTGCGTATTTTTGGTTCTACTGCATATTATCATGTAAATGAATCTGCCATGTTGAATAAGGTAACACAAGATGGAACCAGTGGTACTCCTCAACAGGTGGAGTGTACGCCGAAACAGGTGGAGTTTGAGCAAATAATGGTGAGCCCAACAAACAGCACCTTCAGTGACTCTCCCATGACAGAAGAAGAGTCAGATGAGGAAGAGATTTCAATCCAAGAACCTCAACAGCAGCAAGAGTCAATTGCCATCAATAGGGCAAGACGAGAAATTCATAAACCTGCTCGTTTTGTTGACATGGTGGCCTATGCACTTCCAGTTGTTGATGATGTTCCATCCACATTTTCTGAAGCAGTTCGAAGTACAGAAAATGATAGATGGAAAGATgctatggaagaagagatgcaatctCTTCAGAAGAACAATACGTGGAAGTTGACACAACTACCGAAGGGcaagaaggcaattggatgcaaatggatatttgcaaagaaagaagGATTTCCTGACAAGAATGATGTTCGTTACAAGGCAAGATTGGTGGCTAAGGGTTACGCTCAGAAGGAGGGAGTTGATTATAATGAGGTATTTTCTCCAGTTGTTAAACATTCCTCTATTAGAATTTTATTGGCCTTGATAGCGCAGTTGAATTTGGAGCTAGCTCAACTTGATGTGAAGACCGCGTTCCTTCACGGTGACTTGAAGGAGGAAATCTATATGGCTCAACCAGATGGATTCAAAGTTGCTGGTAAAGAGAATTGGGTTTGTAAGCTGAGCAAATCGTTGTACTGATTGAAACAATCACCGAGACAATGGTACAAACGATTTGACCAGTTCATGATGGGTCAGAAGTACACAAGAAGCAAATACGATCACTGTGTGTATTTGCGCAAGTTACGAGATGATTCCTACATCTACTTACTCTTGTACGTTGATGATATGCTGATAGCATCAAAGAGCCAAGTTGAAATTGACAAATTGAAGGCTCAGTTGAGTAAAGAGTTTGAGATGAAAGATTTGGGAGAAGCCAAGAAGATTCTCGGCATGGAGATAAGCAGGAATAGAACGAGAGGCAAACTTTGTCTGACACAGAAGCAGTATTTGAAGAAGGTACTACAACGTTTTGGCATGAATGAAGATTCAAAACCTGTAAGTACTCCGCTTGCTCCTCATTTGAAACTTAGTAGCCTATTATCTCCAAAGACGGAGGAAGAGCGAGCATACATGGCGAAAGTCCCGTATGCTAATACAGTTGGTAGCTTGATGTACGCAATGGTGTGTACGAGACCCGACATTTCACAGGCAGTTAGTGTGGTAAGcaggtttatgcatgatccaGGCAAGGGTCATTGGCAAGCTGTGAAATAATGGATTCTACGGTATATCCAAAATACCGTAAATGTTGGATTAATATTTGAGCAGGATAAATCACTTGGTCAATGTGTAGTTGGATATTGTGATTCTGACTATGCAGGTGATTTGGATAAGCGACGTTCTACAACTGGCTACTTGTTCACATTTGCCAAGGCGCCAGTTAGTTGGAAGTCTACTTTGCAGTCAACGGTGGCTTTGTCAACAACGGAGGCAGAGTACATGGCGATTACAGAAGCTGTGAAGGAGTCAATTTGGCTTCAAGGATTGCTTGAAGACTTGGGAGTTGGTCAAAAACACATTGACGTGTTTTGTGACAGTCAGAGTGCTATTCACTTAGCAAAGAACCAAGTCTTTCACGCAAGAACGAAGCACATTGATGTTCGCTATCACTTTGTGCGGGAAATTCTCGAAGAAGAGGAGATTTTTCTCCAGAAGATTCGGACTACGGAGAATCCTGCAGATATGCTGACTAAGGTGGTTACAAGGTCCAAGTTTGAACATTGTTTAAACTTGGTCAATATCCTGCATATTTGAGTTGGCGCCTGAGCGCGCAAATTTGGAAGCGCCACAAGGACcgtttgattttttgtttgaGGGAGAAGGTTTGTATTTTTTGGGTGGGactaaaaattatgccaaggtggagatttgttgaattcAAAGCCTTGAATTCAATGCATCAATTGTTGACTTTTACAAGCCAACAATTGTTGAAATTGGTGGCTTAATTCTTAATCCCACATCGATTGTTTTAGGAATTGTAGGATTGCTTGAGAGTTATAAATAGCTCTCAAGTCCTTCCAATTGAATTGTACCAAGAACAACAAAGAATTACCCATAAGGATTTTGTAATTCTTTGTattctttcttctctcctaaATTATAAAAGCAGGCTGCTTGAGTGGTGCTCAGAGAGTAGGCAAAATTGGCCGAACTCCGTTATCAATTTTTCGGGTGCGttctttccttatctcttttatttgttccgcatttatttattagtttcttttctattgtagtatagtattcaatatatttgtcgggtatatttgtagtgttttatacggtttatttgggtgtatttttcttattcgtgtgtacgtattatttatgtatacacgggTATAGTTGTAATAATACACCGTACACGTAAGTTCTGTCTAGGAGACTGGGTTTTAAGTGGGACCACTTGTGACCCCTCCAGCCTTTCCTGGGAATTTACTTGGAATGGTAATTCTGTCTAAGGAGATTGTTTCGACAATCTTTCCTGGGAATTACTGAATCGGTTTAATCACTAGTTGTATTTTTGAGTGGGAAATTACCCGCTTTCCCCAACATTTGGACTATACGTACAGAGCATTGCATGAAAAGTAGTAATTAACAATCTCATTTTCTACAGTTGTTATTTAAACTTGCTGCCGAGAAGATGCTTGGCTATGAAGAAAGCAAGGCTCGGAAAAAATTGAGAGAATGTTATTCGACACTCATGGATGGCTTGATCTCAATTCCTCTCAACTTCCCTGGAACAGCATTCTATGCTTGCTTACAAGTAATCAATTGTAGTGGTTGTTCGTCATTTGGAATTCTTTTTATATTGAAAGATCGAAGTCCATtattcctaaaaaaaaaaaagattttcattataaatatatgtaaaatataaatgCTTTCATATATGCTGTATCAGATTGAGCGAACtatatgattttcattttccagGGACGTAAGAAAGCAATGAAGGTCATCAAGGACATCTTTGAGATGAGGCGCTCAGGCAATCACACTAAGAGAGTCCTTGTGGATCATTTACTTGAGGAAATAGAGAAAGAAGACACCTTTTTGAATGAAGAAATTGCGATGGACTTACTATTCTTGTTTCTGTTTGCTGCCCATGAAACAACTGCAACAGTTATGACTTTGACCCTGAGGTTTCTAAATGACCATCCAAATGTTATGGCTGAACTAAAGGTCCATGACTTTCCAAAACAATTACTCCCGTTGTTATCCGTATCTACCCTCTAATTCTCCAATTCTTGTCCAAGTTCAATACTTAAAGGATTAATATTCTCTATACATTGACAGTGTACATTATCATCATTGGATGTTTATGTTAACAGAGTGTATAAGATTACTTCACACTTAAAT contains:
- the LOC113759407 gene encoding cytochrome P450 708A2-like codes for the protein MLFACAIIALIVMLFSHWVYRWRNPKCNGVLPPGSMGLPIIGETIEYLTPYATDDLPPFLQKRISRYGPIFRTNILGQSVVISTDAEVNYRVFQQENNGFELCYSESFTRITGKQGLAGYHGDFHKYLRSLMLKLVSPEALREKMINDMVDNTREHLSSWSKLGKVDAKDGTDEVN